The Dehalogenimonas lykanthroporepellens BL-DC-9 genome includes a window with the following:
- a CDS encoding thiamine biosynthesis protein ThiC (KEGG: dev:DhcVS_681 thiamine biosynthesis protein~TIGRFAM: thiamine biosynthesis protein ThiC~PFAM: thiamine biosynthesis protein ThiC) produces the protein MTTQINFAREGIITDQVRAVAEQELLSPEMIAKGVLAGTVVIPANVNHPGLEARGIGTGLRTKVNANIGTSSEVNDIELELAKLETAVKFGVDAIMDLSTGGDLPSIRKTILSRTVVPLGTVPVYEAGVRAREIAGSIIEMTAEGLFDVIERQAEEGVDFITVHCGVTRDVVATMKKQKRVADIVSRGGALMAGWMAYHDCENPLYEQFDRLLEICHRFDVTLSLGDGLRPGCLADATDRSQIQELLILGELVDRAREAGVQVMVEGPGHVPMNQIRTNIELQKSLCRNAPFYVLGPLVTDIAPGYDHITAAIGGAMAAMYGADFLCYVTPAEHLALPDVQDVKQGVIASRIAGHAADIAKGISRAGDWDLKMAQARKGLDWTSQSSLAIDPELARVRHGETHHTEGTCTMCGEFCAMEMAEKYLGIKTTRC, from the coding sequence ATGACAACACAAATTAACTTTGCCCGTGAAGGAATTATCACGGATCAGGTTCGCGCCGTCGCCGAGCAGGAACTGCTCTCCCCCGAAATGATTGCCAAGGGAGTTCTTGCCGGAACTGTGGTAATACCGGCTAACGTCAATCATCCGGGGCTGGAAGCTCGGGGCATTGGTACCGGATTGCGTACCAAGGTGAATGCCAATATCGGCACCTCCTCTGAAGTGAACGATATTGAGTTGGAGTTGGCCAAACTGGAAACTGCCGTCAAGTTCGGTGTCGACGCGATTATGGATCTGTCAACGGGCGGCGACCTGCCCTCGATTCGAAAAACTATCCTGTCCCGCACTGTGGTTCCTCTGGGAACGGTTCCGGTTTACGAGGCTGGTGTGAGAGCCAGAGAGATTGCCGGTTCCATCATCGAAATGACAGCTGAAGGCTTGTTCGATGTCATTGAAAGGCAAGCCGAGGAAGGCGTTGATTTCATCACCGTTCATTGTGGTGTTACCCGGGATGTGGTCGCTACCATGAAAAAACAGAAACGGGTCGCCGATATCGTTTCCAGGGGTGGCGCGTTGATGGCCGGATGGATGGCTTATCATGATTGCGAGAACCCGTTGTATGAACAGTTTGACCGATTGCTGGAAATCTGTCATCGGTTCGATGTCACCCTGAGTCTCGGGGATGGGTTGCGTCCCGGGTGTCTGGCCGATGCCACCGACAGGTCACAGATACAGGAATTGTTGATACTGGGTGAACTGGTAGATCGCGCCAGGGAAGCCGGCGTACAGGTAATGGTCGAGGGGCCGGGCCATGTTCCCATGAACCAGATCAGAACCAATATCGAGTTACAGAAATCCTTGTGCCGTAATGCCCCTTTTTATGTTCTTGGGCCGTTGGTTACCGATATAGCCCCTGGATACGATCATATCACCGCCGCCATCGGTGGTGCCATGGCGGCCATGTATGGAGCTGATTTTCTGTGTTACGTTACTCCGGCGGAGCACCTGGCGCTTCCGGACGTTCAGGATGTGAAACAAGGAGTGATTGCCTCAAGAATAGCCGGCCATGCGGCTGATATTGCCAAGGGCATCAGTCGGGCCGGAGATTGGGACCTCAAAATGGCTCAGGCCAGGAAGGGGCTGGACTGGACAAGCCAGAGCTCACTTGCGATCGATCCCGAGTTAGCCCGAGTCAGACACGGAGAAACTCATCACACCGAAGGAACCTGTACCATGTGTGGGGAATTCTGCGCTATGGAGATGGCTGAGAAATACCTGGGTATAAAGACGACTCGTTGTTAA
- a CDS encoding single-stranded nucleic acid binding R3H domain protein (KEGG: dev:DhcVS_683 R3H domain protein~PFAM: single-stranded nucleic acid binding R3H domain protein~SMART: AAA ATPase; single-stranded nucleic acid binding R3H domain protein), with translation MPNPITDDLSILLDILPPEIREPLNQQEDLQHLIEVVIDLGRPPEARFLRREIVLRAEESSESDIEYVVNRIGQFGEDNRAGIERTLHRISAIRNRKGRVIGLTVRVGRAVYGTIKIIDDLIQSGQSVLLMGRPGVGKTTMLRETARVLADDLRKRVVIVDTSNEIAGDGDIPHPAIGRARRMQVKSPERQHAVMIEAVENHMPEVVVIDEIGTELEAQAARTIAERGVQLVGTAHGNTLANLMQNPTLADLIGGIQAVTLGDEEARRRGTQKTVLERKSPPTFNVVVEIQERDQVAVHPNVSVTVDAILRGLHPETEIRSLGDDGQVRSQFIQLEAHPHHSCTGEEASESSMTDSPVLYLFGINRHRLEQAAQELGISLHITERLGDADILVTSRTYFRRRPQKVRDAENRDIPVYVMKSHTPAQFRQLLGIFTSQKWPSQPTESPMTTAMEEARIAVDQVHSGIEKVELSPQSAYIRRLQHMLVERNKLHSDSQGSGPERRVSIYKNETG, from the coding sequence GTGCCTAACCCGATTACAGACGATCTGTCAATTCTATTGGACATACTGCCCCCGGAAATCCGAGAGCCGCTTAACCAGCAGGAAGACCTTCAGCATTTGATAGAAGTAGTCATCGACCTGGGGCGCCCCCCCGAAGCCCGTTTTCTTCGCCGGGAAATCGTTTTACGGGCAGAAGAATCCAGCGAATCCGATATTGAATATGTGGTCAATCGTATAGGTCAGTTCGGTGAAGATAACCGCGCCGGTATCGAACGGACGCTTCACCGCATTTCCGCCATCCGCAACCGAAAGGGCAGGGTAATCGGACTGACGGTTAGAGTCGGCAGAGCCGTTTACGGCACTATTAAAATCATCGATGATCTTATCCAGTCCGGCCAAAGCGTCCTGTTGATGGGTCGTCCGGGTGTCGGTAAAACCACCATGTTGCGAGAAACAGCCAGAGTGCTGGCAGACGACCTGAGAAAGCGGGTGGTGATAGTCGATACATCCAACGAAATCGCCGGCGACGGTGACATTCCCCATCCGGCTATCGGCAGGGCTAGGCGGATGCAGGTGAAATCCCCGGAGCGCCAGCACGCGGTAATGATTGAAGCTGTCGAAAACCACATGCCGGAAGTGGTTGTGATTGATGAAATCGGCACCGAACTCGAAGCTCAGGCGGCCAGAACCATCGCCGAGAGGGGTGTCCAACTGGTCGGCACCGCCCATGGTAATACTCTGGCCAATTTAATGCAAAACCCCACTCTGGCCGATTTGATAGGCGGTATTCAGGCAGTTACTCTGGGCGATGAGGAAGCGCGCCGGCGAGGCACCCAGAAGACTGTTCTGGAGAGAAAATCCCCCCCGACTTTCAATGTCGTTGTAGAAATTCAAGAGCGTGATCAGGTTGCTGTCCATCCGAACGTGTCAGTAACCGTTGACGCCATCCTTCGCGGTCTCCATCCGGAAACAGAAATCCGTTCGCTGGGAGATGACGGGCAGGTTCGTTCCCAGTTTATTCAACTGGAAGCACACCCGCATCATAGCTGTACCGGTGAAGAAGCCAGCGAAAGCTCAATGACCGATTCTCCGGTATTGTATCTGTTCGGCATCAACCGCCATAGACTGGAACAGGCGGCTCAGGAACTGGGAATATCCCTGCACATAACCGAACGACTCGGCGACGCCGATATTCTGGTTACCTCACGGACATATTTCCGCCGGCGTCCCCAGAAAGTCAGGGACGCCGAAAACCGGGATATTCCGGTTTATGTAATGAAAAGCCATACCCCGGCTCAATTCCGGCAATTGCTGGGGATTTTCACCTCTCAAAAATGGCCGTCTCAGCCAACCGAAAGCCCGATGACTACGGCCATGGAAGAAGCTCGGATTGCTGTCGACCAGGTGCATTCCGGCATCGAAAAAGTCGAACTCAGCCCTCAGAGCGCCTACATCCGTCGCCTTCAGCATATGCTGGTGGAGCGTAACAAACTGCATTCGGACAGCCAGGGCAGTGGGCCGGAAAGAAGAGTAAGTATTTATAAGAATGAAACAGGGTAA
- a CDS encoding GreA/GreB family elongation factor (PFAM: transcription elongation factor GreA/GreB domain protein~KEGG: dev:DhcVS_676 transcription elongation factor) produces MSPSETIETLNDAAAGYLDSVTAGKKESISMVINNFVRWYGPKTSLSQLNPHKLEDFAKGFSGNPDGAEKIKAVKELLNYLSRQGHIPANLASALVIRKPKIKTSNRNTPPRSSRKVELLTITLEQKKDMEVDVARLKDKRVEVVEEIKKAAADKDLKENAPYHAAREEKAKLDGKIAELEMMLKQAVVQEKHMTSGKKKVEVGRQVTVTNLASGQVTKFKLVIAREVDPKNGCISPASPIGKAIMGRYIGDTVEVVAPACTNRYCINSIE; encoded by the coding sequence ATGTCGCCAAGTGAAACTATCGAAACCCTTAACGATGCCGCCGCTGGCTATCTGGACTCGGTAACAGCTGGGAAAAAAGAAAGTATTTCTATGGTTATCAATAATTTTGTTCGCTGGTATGGACCGAAAACCAGTCTTAGCCAACTTAACCCTCATAAACTGGAAGACTTTGCCAAAGGATTTTCCGGTAATCCTGACGGAGCGGAAAAAATCAAGGCGGTCAAAGAACTGCTGAATTATCTGAGCAGGCAAGGCCATATACCGGCCAATCTGGCGTCGGCTCTTGTTATTCGCAAGCCTAAAATCAAGACCTCCAATCGTAATACTCCACCAAGAAGTTCTCGAAAAGTTGAATTGTTAACCATTACACTGGAACAGAAGAAAGATATGGAAGTCGACGTTGCGAGGCTTAAGGACAAGCGTGTCGAAGTTGTCGAAGAAATAAAAAAAGCCGCCGCCGACAAAGATCTGAAAGAGAATGCTCCTTACCATGCCGCCAGGGAAGAAAAAGCCAAGTTGGACGGGAAAATAGCAGAATTGGAAATGATGTTGAAACAGGCCGTCGTCCAGGAAAAACATATGACGTCAGGTAAAAAGAAGGTGGAAGTAGGTCGACAGGTGACGGTTACTAATCTGGCCAGTGGCCAGGTGACTAAATTCAAATTGGTAATAGCCCGCGAAGTTGATCCGAAAAACGGGTGTATTTCGCCTGCGTCACCCATAGGAAAAGCAATCATGGGTCGTTATATCGGTGATACAGTTGAAGTTGTGGCTCCTGCCTGTACTAATCGATATTGTATCAATTCTATCGAGTAA
- a CDS encoding peptidase M50 (PFAM: peptidase M50~KEGG: deb:DehaBAV1_0700 peptidase M50), protein MANGFPLGRLFGIQIRLDYSWFLIFALLTIFLVWQVFPSAVIGETTMTYWVMSVVTALLFFGSVLVHEFAHSLVGQAEGIPVRKINLNIFGGAAQLDRDPPTAGAEIKMAIAGPMASLLLAIIFYAVYDFYLSHMITLAAMALWLAQINLIIAAFNMLPGFPMDGGRVIRAIWWKVRGDYNEVTRKAITVGRIVGWGVVVAGVFFIAVYQDWIAGVWLGIIGLFLEYTARTSRQQFELQLWLKARLAGDLVRKNCRRVEHEAVNNLNPGNSPGVDCLLVEQQGRLIGILIGSGTVQDNSDGNSGEIIPMEKIPNVSSQQDLLETVRLMNESGLDVVTVDYDGDNLTGLVILQDMIALVNDR, encoded by the coding sequence TTGGCTAATGGTTTTCCCTTAGGGAGATTGTTCGGCATTCAGATACGGCTTGATTACTCCTGGTTTCTGATCTTCGCTTTGCTGACCATCTTTCTGGTCTGGCAGGTTTTTCCCAGTGCGGTAATCGGCGAAACCACCATGACTTACTGGGTGATGAGCGTGGTTACCGCATTGCTATTTTTCGGTTCGGTACTCGTTCATGAATTCGCTCACAGCCTGGTCGGGCAAGCCGAGGGAATTCCGGTGCGAAAAATAAACCTCAATATTTTCGGAGGGGCCGCACAATTGGACAGGGACCCGCCGACCGCCGGTGCCGAAATCAAAATGGCTATTGCCGGCCCGATGGCCAGTCTGCTTCTGGCAATTATCTTCTATGCCGTTTATGATTTCTATCTGTCTCACATGATTACCCTGGCGGCCATGGCTCTTTGGCTGGCTCAGATAAACTTGATTATCGCCGCTTTCAATATGCTACCCGGGTTCCCTATGGATGGCGGCCGGGTAATACGCGCCATCTGGTGGAAAGTCCGAGGGGATTATAATGAGGTTACCAGGAAAGCCATAACCGTTGGCCGTATCGTCGGATGGGGTGTAGTTGTGGCAGGGGTGTTTTTCATCGCAGTTTATCAGGACTGGATTGCCGGAGTGTGGCTTGGCATTATAGGTCTTTTTTTAGAGTATACTGCCAGAACGAGCCGGCAGCAGTTCGAACTCCAGTTGTGGCTCAAAGCTCGCCTAGCGGGCGATTTAGTCCGGAAAAACTGCCGCCGGGTCGAACACGAGGCCGTTAATAATTTGAATCCGGGTAACTCCCCGGGAGTTGATTGTCTGCTGGTCGAACAACAGGGCCGATTAATCGGGATATTAATCGGCTCGGGTACAGTCCAGGATAATTCAGATGGAAACTCCGGCGAGATCATTCCGATGGAAAAAATACCCAATGTTTCATCCCAGCAGGATTTACTGGAAACTGTCAGATTGATGAATGAGAGCGGATTGGACGTGGTGACTGTAGATTACGATGGTGACAATCTGACAGGGCTGGTGATACTGCAGGATATGATCGCCTTGGTCAATGATCGGTAA
- a CDS encoding methyltransferase GidB (KEGG: deb:DehaBAV1_0702 16S rRNA methyltransferase GidB~TIGRFAM: methyltransferase GidB~PFAM: glucose inhibited division protein): protein MSQTLSLFENGCLSLGVRLSESQSTKFQRYFEQLIEWNGYFNLTSITENEQVQTKHFLDSMSLIISGLEFEDKSLLDVGSGAGFPGIPLKILFPSLKLTLLEASSKKCHFLEHVTNILELNEVKVCNERAEVQAHQPEFRENFDLVAARALASLDVLVELCLPFCAIGGHFVAMKSGSEQELHDAGNSLATMGGKISQDIEVNLPGISETRHLIIIDKISRTPAKYPRRPGIPRKRPVR, encoded by the coding sequence ATGAGCCAGACCTTGTCGCTTTTCGAAAACGGTTGCCTGAGCCTCGGTGTCCGCTTATCCGAAAGTCAGTCGACAAAATTTCAACGGTACTTCGAACAACTGATCGAATGGAACGGGTATTTCAACCTGACATCCATCACCGAAAACGAGCAGGTTCAGACAAAGCATTTTCTCGATTCAATGAGCCTTATCATATCGGGGCTGGAATTCGAAGATAAGTCTCTCCTTGACGTCGGTTCGGGCGCCGGATTTCCCGGCATACCCCTCAAAATATTGTTCCCATCACTCAAATTAACTCTCCTGGAAGCCAGTTCCAAGAAATGCCATTTCCTGGAACATGTTACCAACATTCTCGAACTGAATGAAGTCAAGGTTTGCAACGAACGCGCTGAGGTGCAGGCTCATCAACCGGAATTTCGCGAAAATTTTGACTTGGTAGCCGCCAGAGCTCTGGCTTCTCTCGATGTTTTAGTAGAACTATGTCTTCCATTCTGCGCTATCGGCGGTCATTTTGTCGCCATGAAAAGCGGTTCCGAACAGGAATTGCACGATGCCGGCAATAGTCTGGCTACCATGGGAGGGAAAATATCCCAGGATATTGAGGTGAATCTGCCGGGCATCTCAGAGACTCGGCATTTGATTATCATAGACAAAATCAGTCGTACACCCGCCAAATATCCCCGCCGCCCGGGTATCCCACGGAAACGACCGGTGAGATGA